A single genomic interval of Aegicerativicinus sediminis harbors:
- a CDS encoding asparaginase yields MTKPKIILLYTGGTIGMMKDPTTGSLKAFEFDLLLERIPELQLIHCEIEAISLPKPLDSSNMNPKIWASIVEIIENNYDTCDGFVILHGSDTMSYTASALSFLLEGLTKPVILTGSQLPIGDLRTDAKENLITTIEIASLQQNGLPLIQEVGLYFEYKLYRGNRTTKISAEHFQAFASPNYPELVTSGVHLTISEEFLFKPNLRSKLVFHKEMDTNVAIIKLFPGISRDFLDCITNTKTLRGIVLETFGSGNASTDDWFIDWLKLTIEKGIIVVNVTQCAGGSVKMGQYETSTKLKKVGVISGHDITTEAAITKLMYLLGQKVSLKVFKTIYETSLRGEMA; encoded by the coding sequence ATGACTAAACCTAAAATTATATTATTATATACCGGTGGTACCATTGGTATGATGAAAGATCCGACAACAGGTAGTCTCAAAGCGTTTGAATTTGACCTGCTGTTAGAGAGGATTCCAGAACTTCAACTAATTCATTGTGAAATTGAGGCAATTTCACTTCCGAAGCCCTTAGATTCTAGTAATATGAATCCGAAGATTTGGGCGTCAATTGTAGAAATAATTGAAAATAACTATGATACTTGTGATGGGTTTGTCATTCTTCATGGAAGCGATACCATGAGTTACACTGCCTCTGCTTTAAGTTTTTTATTGGAAGGTTTAACAAAGCCTGTTATATTAACAGGTTCGCAATTACCGATTGGTGATTTAAGAACGGATGCCAAGGAAAATCTTATCACTACCATAGAAATTGCTTCGCTGCAGCAAAATGGGCTGCCACTTATACAAGAGGTAGGTCTTTATTTTGAATATAAACTCTACCGTGGAAATAGAACTACCAAAATTAGCGCAGAGCATTTTCAAGCGTTTGCTTCACCCAATTATCCAGAATTGGTGACTTCAGGAGTTCATTTAACCATTAGCGAAGAGTTTCTCTTTAAACCAAACCTGAGAAGTAAGTTGGTTTTTCATAAGGAGATGGATACTAATGTTGCAATAATTAAATTATTCCCAGGTATTTCAAGAGATTTTCTAGATTGTATAACAAACACAAAAACTTTAAGGGGAATTGTATTGGAAACCTTTGGTTCAGGTAATGCCTCAACTGATGATTGGTTTATTGATTGGTTAAAATTGACAATTGAAAAAGGAATTATCGTTGTCAATGTTACACAATGTGCAGGGGGAAGCGTGAAAATGGGTCAGTATGAGACAAGTACAAAACTTAAAAAGGTTGGTGTTATCTCAGGACATGACATTACAACGGAAGCGGCAATAACAAAACTAATGTATCTTCTGGGTCAAAAAGTATCACTTAAAGTGTTCAAAACAATTTATGAAACTTCTTTAAGAGGTGAAATGGCCTAA
- a CDS encoding TatD family hydrolase yields the protein MIITDTHTHLYSEQFDEDRSEMINRAIKNGVDRFFIPAIDSTYTNAMLDLKNDFPRHVYLMTGLHPTHVKPENWQNELKHVEDLLSKHKYFAIGETGIDLYWDESTLDIQIKAFEYQINLAKEHKLPIVIHCRKAFDEIFQVLHKNQDDDLFGIFHCFTGTFEQAKDAIDLNMKLGIGGVVTFKNGKIDQFLEEIDLKHIVLETDSPYLAPVPYRGKRNESVYILNVLEKVSQIYGKSTEEIAEITTENSKKIFGI from the coding sequence ATGATTATAACGGACACCCATACTCATTTATATAGCGAACAGTTTGATGAAGATAGGTCTGAAATGATAAACCGGGCCATAAAAAATGGAGTAGATAGGTTTTTCATTCCAGCCATAGATTCTACCTACACAAATGCGATGCTAGACTTGAAAAATGACTTTCCCAGGCATGTGTATTTAATGACAGGTTTGCATCCGACCCATGTAAAACCTGAAAACTGGCAGAACGAATTGAAACATGTTGAGGATCTACTGTCTAAGCATAAGTATTTCGCAATAGGGGAGACTGGAATTGATTTGTATTGGGATGAGTCAACCTTAGATATACAAATAAAGGCCTTTGAGTACCAGATTAACTTAGCTAAAGAACATAAGTTGCCTATAGTAATTCATTGTCGGAAAGCCTTCGATGAAATTTTTCAAGTATTGCATAAGAATCAGGACGATGATTTATTTGGAATATTCCACTGTTTTACAGGGACCTTTGAGCAAGCAAAAGACGCCATAGATTTAAATATGAAATTGGGAATAGGAGGTGTCGTCACATTTAAAAATGGAAAAATAGACCAATTTTTAGAGGAGATAGATTTAAAACATATTGTCCTTGAGACAGATTCGCCTTATTTGGCACCTGTGCCATATAGAGGAAAACGTAATGAAAGTGTATATATATTAAATGTCTTAGAAAAAGTATCTCAAATCTATGGTAAAAGCACCGAGGAAATTGCCGAGATAACTACAGAAAATTCTAAAAAGATTTTTGGAATATAA
- a CDS encoding retropepsin-like aspartic protease has product MTNLNQFLSEKGYVRVKMHLTKTNHFEIIAKINGVKGRFILDTGASNSCVDFESTKLFKLTAKDSEIKAAGAGAIDMLTQVSDKNSLKIGKWKYNKLALILFNLSHVNTALINHNAKPVDGIIGADVLKNSKAIIDYNKKYLYLKM; this is encoded by the coding sequence ATGACAAACCTCAACCAATTTCTCTCTGAAAAAGGCTATGTAAGGGTTAAGATGCACCTCACAAAAACCAATCATTTTGAAATAATTGCAAAAATAAACGGTGTTAAAGGGAGGTTTATTCTAGACACAGGAGCATCAAATAGTTGTGTAGATTTTGAATCCACAAAACTGTTTAAATTAACTGCAAAAGATTCTGAAATAAAGGCCGCCGGCGCAGGTGCTATTGATATGTTAACCCAAGTTTCTGATAAGAATTCCTTAAAAATAGGAAAGTGGAAGTACAATAAGTTAGCCTTAATTTTATTTAATCTATCGCACGTGAATACAGCCCTGATAAATCACAATGCCAAACCAGTAGACGGAATAATCGGAGCGGATGTACTTAAAAATTCTAAAGCCATTATCGATTATAACAAAAAATACCTCTACTTAAAAATGTAA
- a CDS encoding response regulator transcription factor produces the protein MNSTIIIADDHPIILKGLNDFLVENGYHVTGMAVNGREAIDLIRKEKPDIAILDIQMPYLTGIEVVEICRKENLPSKIIIITLEKDIDLYYKCKELSIYGYVLKEFALEELQNCISSVEKGKPYFSPELINYLKTEHKPEHLDELTPTEIEVLKHIALNKTAKEIGESMFISNRTVEKHKSNIIKKLDLEPIQNSLLIWVKENQKHIL, from the coding sequence ATGAATAGCACCATAATCATCGCTGATGATCATCCTATTATTTTGAAGGGCCTCAACGATTTTCTTGTTGAAAACGGATACCATGTTACAGGCATGGCGGTTAACGGCAGGGAGGCAATTGACTTGATTAGAAAGGAGAAACCAGATATCGCCATTTTAGATATCCAAATGCCCTATTTAACTGGAATAGAGGTTGTGGAAATCTGCAGGAAAGAAAATCTGCCTTCCAAAATTATTATTATAACGCTCGAGAAAGATATCGATCTATACTATAAATGTAAGGAACTTTCAATCTATGGGTATGTTTTAAAAGAATTTGCTCTGGAAGAACTTCAAAATTGCATCTCTTCAGTTGAAAAGGGGAAACCCTATTTCAGCCCAGAATTGATAAACTACCTAAAAACAGAACATAAACCTGAACATCTAGATGAATTAACTCCAACTGAAATTGAGGTATTAAAACATATTGCCCTAAATAAGACTGCTAAGGAAATTGGGGAAAGTATGTTTATATCCAATCGTACTGTGGAGAAACATAAGAGCAATATCATCAAAAAACTTGATCTAGAACCTATCCAAAATAGTTTACTTATTTGGGTTAAGGAAAACCAAAAACACATCCTATAA
- the odhB gene encoding 2-oxoglutarate dehydrogenase complex dihydrolipoyllysine-residue succinyltransferase, which produces MILEMKVPSPGESITEVEIAAWLVEDGDYVEKDQAIAEVDSDKATLELPAEASGIITLKAEEGDAVAVGEVVCLIDTSAKAPESSTYDKGDEGGNENAEKDLAKDQKETPKKTDHVKADNPDQTQKASGIASPAAKKILAEKDLDPATVLGTGKDGRITKEDAVEAKPSMGTPTGGSRGESRSKLSMLRRKVAERLVQAKNETAMLTTFNEVDMSPIFDIRNKYKEDFKNKHGVGLGFMSFFTLAVVRALKLYPAVNSMIDGKEMITYDYCDISIAVSGPKGLMVPVIRNAENLTFRGVEAEVKRLALRARDGQITVDEMTGGTFTISNGGVFGSMLSTPIINPPQSGILGMHNIVERPVAVNGKVEIRPIMYVALSYDHRIIDGKESVGFLVAVKEALENPEELLMDNNLKKALEL; this is translated from the coding sequence ATGATTTTAGAAATGAAAGTTCCGTCGCCAGGGGAATCCATTACAGAAGTGGAGATTGCAGCTTGGCTTGTAGAGGACGGGGATTATGTGGAAAAAGATCAAGCCATTGCCGAGGTTGATAGCGATAAAGCTACTTTAGAACTTCCTGCTGAAGCAAGCGGGATAATTACACTTAAAGCAGAAGAAGGTGATGCAGTTGCGGTTGGTGAGGTGGTTTGTCTTATCGACACTAGTGCCAAAGCACCAGAAAGTTCAACCTACGACAAAGGCGATGAAGGCGGAAATGAAAATGCTGAAAAAGACTTAGCCAAGGATCAGAAAGAAACACCAAAAAAGACTGATCATGTTAAAGCAGACAATCCTGATCAGACACAAAAAGCATCTGGAATTGCAAGTCCTGCAGCAAAGAAAATTTTGGCTGAAAAAGACTTAGATCCTGCAACGGTTTTAGGTACTGGCAAAGATGGTAGAATTACCAAAGAAGATGCGGTAGAGGCTAAACCTTCTATGGGTACACCAACAGGTGGCAGCAGAGGAGAATCTAGGTCTAAACTGTCAATGTTGAGGAGAAAGGTTGCAGAGCGTTTGGTTCAGGCCAAAAATGAAACTGCCATGCTAACTACCTTTAATGAGGTGGATATGTCTCCAATTTTTGACATTAGAAATAAATATAAAGAAGACTTTAAAAATAAGCATGGTGTTGGACTTGGTTTTATGAGTTTCTTTACGCTGGCTGTTGTTAGAGCTCTAAAATTATATCCTGCGGTAAATTCGATGATCGATGGTAAGGAAATGATTACCTACGATTATTGTGATATCAGTATTGCGGTCTCTGGACCAAAAGGATTGATGGTGCCGGTAATTAGAAATGCCGAGAACCTTACATTTAGAGGTGTTGAGGCTGAAGTTAAGCGTTTGGCCCTTAGGGCCAGGGATGGGCAGATTACTGTTGATGAAATGACTGGTGGTACATTTACGATTTCCAATGGAGGTGTTTTTGGCAGTATGTTATCCACACCAATTATAAATCCTCCTCAGAGCGGTATTTTGGGTATGCACAATATTGTGGAAAGACCAGTTGCTGTTAATGGGAAAGTAGAGATTAGACCGATAATGTACGTTGCCCTTTCCTATGATCATAGAATTATTGATGGAAAGGAAAGTGTTGGATTCCTTGTTGCTGTGAAAGAAGCGCTTGAAAATCCTGAAGAATTGTTAATGGATAACAATTTGAAAAAAGCTTTAGAGTTATAA
- a CDS encoding 2-oxoglutarate dehydrogenase E1 component, which produces MDRYSFLNAAHTSYFADLYDQYLQNPDSVEPSWRAFFQGYDFGSENYGMNGEIVEGVTTQIPEHVLKEFQVVKLIDGYRTRGHLFTKTNPVRERRQYTPTLEIANFGLSEADLDTVFSAGEILGIGSQTLREILKHLDSIYCDSIGIEYMYIRNPDMIKWIQNKLNVNDNQPKFTEGQKKHILKKLNEAVSFENFLHTKYVGQKRFSLEGGESLIPALDAVIEKAARYGVKEFVMGMAHRGRLNTLTNIFGKSAKDIFSEFDGKDYEEEIFDGDVKYHLGWTSERTTDNGNRINLNIAPNPSHLETVGAVVEGISRAKQDKKYEDDPSQVLPIIVHGDAAIAGQGVVYEVIQMMKLDGYKTNGTIHIVVNNQIGFTTNYLDARSSTYCTDVGKVTLSPVLHVNSDDVEAVVHATLFALDFRMEFQRDVFIDLLGYRKYGHNEGDEPRFTQPKLYKAIAKHKNGRDIYAEKLMAEGVIDDSFVQKLEEDYKSLLEEKLEDSRKEDKTIITPFMQNEWKDFERVTEEGMMEEVDTTYPREKLAQITDVISTLPKDKKFMRKIEKLIESRKTMFENDALDWAMAEHLAYGSVLQEGFDVRISGQDVERGTFSHRHAVVKVEDSEEELLLLNSVQEEQGKFYIYNSLLSEYAVVGFDYGYAMASPGTLTIWEAQFGDFSNGAQIMLDQYISAAEDKWKLQNGLVMLLPHGYEGQGAEHSSARMERYLQLCALDNMYVANCTTPANMFHLLRRQVKANFRKPLIVFTPKSLLRHPKVISTVDEFANGGFQKVIDDVTVDVNKVKSLVFVTGKFYYDLLEERENLDRKDVALVRIEQLFPLPIEQIREVLSKYNNAEDIVWAQEEPKNMGAYGFILMHLDEAKNFRIASRRTYGAPAAGSATRSKRRHKEVIDFVFDISKDNQRKKVLNDK; this is translated from the coding sequence ATGGATAGATATTCCTTTTTAAACGCAGCACATACTTCATATTTCGCTGATTTATACGACCAATACCTTCAAAATCCAGATTCTGTTGAGCCTAGCTGGAGAGCATTTTTCCAGGGTTATGATTTTGGAAGTGAAAATTACGGCATGAACGGGGAAATTGTGGAAGGCGTAACCACCCAAATTCCTGAGCATGTTTTAAAAGAATTTCAGGTAGTAAAGCTCATCGATGGATATAGGACAAGAGGACATCTTTTTACTAAGACCAATCCTGTAAGGGAGCGCAGGCAATATACGCCTACATTGGAAATTGCCAATTTTGGACTTTCAGAAGCTGATTTAGATACAGTTTTTAGTGCTGGTGAAATTTTAGGAATAGGTTCTCAGACATTAAGGGAAATTTTAAAGCATCTTGATAGCATTTATTGTGATTCTATAGGGATTGAATATATGTATATCCGTAATCCGGATATGATTAAATGGATTCAGAATAAACTGAACGTCAATGATAATCAGCCTAAGTTTACAGAAGGCCAAAAGAAGCATATTTTAAAGAAATTGAATGAGGCTGTTTCATTTGAAAACTTTTTGCACACAAAATATGTAGGTCAAAAACGATTTTCTTTAGAGGGAGGCGAGTCTCTTATTCCAGCTTTGGATGCAGTTATTGAAAAAGCAGCTAGGTATGGAGTAAAGGAATTTGTAATGGGAATGGCTCACCGTGGTCGATTAAATACCCTAACAAATATTTTCGGCAAATCTGCCAAAGACATTTTTAGTGAATTCGATGGCAAGGATTATGAGGAAGAAATCTTCGATGGAGACGTAAAATATCATTTGGGATGGACGAGTGAACGTACAACCGATAATGGTAATAGAATAAATTTGAATATCGCTCCAAACCCTTCACACTTAGAAACAGTAGGGGCTGTAGTTGAAGGCATTTCAAGGGCGAAACAAGACAAAAAGTACGAGGATGACCCTTCTCAAGTGCTTCCTATTATTGTACATGGTGATGCAGCGATAGCGGGTCAAGGCGTTGTTTATGAGGTCATACAAATGATGAAGTTGGATGGTTACAAAACCAATGGAACTATCCATATAGTGGTTAACAACCAAATAGGTTTCACCACAAACTATCTAGATGCACGCTCAAGTACCTACTGTACCGATGTAGGTAAGGTTACTCTTTCTCCAGTGCTTCACGTTAATTCCGATGATGTAGAAGCCGTTGTGCACGCTACCTTATTTGCTTTGGATTTTAGAATGGAATTTCAAAGAGATGTTTTTATTGACCTTTTGGGATATAGAAAATATGGGCATAATGAGGGTGACGAACCTAGATTTACACAACCAAAGCTTTATAAAGCTATAGCTAAGCATAAAAATGGAAGAGATATTTATGCTGAAAAGTTGATGGCTGAGGGTGTTATCGATGATTCATTTGTTCAGAAGTTGGAAGAAGATTATAAATCCTTGTTAGAAGAGAAATTAGAAGATTCTAGAAAAGAAGATAAGACCATCATTACTCCATTTATGCAAAATGAATGGAAAGATTTTGAGCGTGTTACCGAAGAGGGCATGATGGAAGAGGTTGACACAACTTATCCCCGGGAAAAATTAGCCCAGATAACCGATGTTATTTCTACCCTTCCGAAGGATAAAAAATTCATGCGAAAGATTGAAAAACTTATTGAATCACGTAAGACAATGTTTGAAAATGATGCTCTCGATTGGGCAATGGCAGAACATTTGGCTTACGGTAGCGTCTTGCAGGAGGGTTTTGATGTTAGGATAAGCGGTCAGGATGTTGAGCGAGGTACCTTCTCTCACCGACATGCAGTGGTGAAAGTCGAGGATAGCGAAGAAGAATTATTACTTTTGAATTCTGTTCAAGAGGAGCAAGGTAAGTTCTACATATATAATTCATTGCTTTCTGAATATGCTGTGGTTGGATTCGATTACGGTTATGCCATGGCAAGTCCTGGAACACTGACCATTTGGGAAGCGCAATTTGGGGATTTCAGTAACGGTGCCCAAATCATGTTAGATCAATATATTTCAGCTGCAGAAGACAAGTGGAAATTACAGAATGGATTGGTAATGTTATTGCCACATGGTTATGAAGGACAAGGTGCAGAACATTCCTCGGCTAGAATGGAGCGTTACTTACAGTTATGTGCTTTAGATAACATGTATGTTGCTAATTGTACAACCCCTGCAAACATGTTTCATTTGTTAAGACGACAAGTGAAGGCTAATTTTAGAAAACCTTTAATTGTATTCACACCAAAGAGTTTATTGCGCCATCCTAAAGTAATTTCAACTGTTGATGAATTTGCAAACGGTGGGTTCCAAAAAGTTATCGATGATGTAACAGTTGATGTAAACAAAGTAAAATCGCTCGTATTTGTAACCGGAAAATTTTACTACGATTTATTAGAAGAAAGAGAAAATCTAGATAGGAAGGATGTGGCGCTTGTGAGAATTGAACAGTTATTCCCCTTGCCAATTGAACAAATCAGAGAAGTATTATCCAAATATAATAATGCTGAGGATATTGTTTGGGCACAAGAAGAACCAAAAAATATGGGGGCATATGGGTTTATTTTAATGCACTTGGATGAGGCAAAAAATTTCAGGATTGCCTCTAGAAGAACTTATGGTGCTCCAGCCGCTGGTAGTGCCACTCGATCTAAAAGAAGACACAAGGAAGTTATCGATTTTGTTTTCGATATCTCAAAAGATAATCAACGAAAAAAAGTATTAAACGACAAATAA
- a CDS encoding alpha-ketoglutarate decarboxylase → MGWLKTSSRNISIYIILMFFSLGIANAQQDSNEFWEKVRFGGGIGLGFGNGFFSGSITPSAIYQFNPVFALGIGLNGTYNSRKDYYKSYIIGGSVLALVNPIPNIQLSAEFEELNINRSWDDYYATGKENYWYPALFLGIGYSAGNVTMGIRYDILYDRNKSIYAEPWIPFVRFYF, encoded by the coding sequence ATGGGTTGGTTAAAGACGTCTTCCAGAAATATTTCTATCTATATTATTTTGATGTTTTTCTCATTAGGCATTGCAAATGCCCAGCAAGATTCCAATGAATTTTGGGAAAAGGTTCGTTTTGGCGGGGGCATTGGCTTAGGCTTCGGAAACGGGTTTTTCAGTGGCTCCATAACACCTAGTGCAATTTATCAATTCAATCCTGTTTTTGCTTTGGGAATTGGTCTTAACGGAACTTACAATTCCAGAAAGGATTATTATAAATCATATATAATTGGGGGTAGTGTTTTAGCCTTGGTTAACCCCATTCCTAACATACAATTATCGGCAGAGTTTGAAGAACTGAATATCAACAGATCCTGGGACGATTATTACGCTACAGGAAAGGAAAATTATTGGTATCCTGCCTTATTTTTGGGTATTGGATATAGCGCCGGCAATGTTACCATGGGCATTAGATACGATATTTTGTATGATCGAAATAAGAGCATTTATGCGGAACCATGGATCCCCTTCGTTCGGTTTTATTTTTGA
- a CDS encoding polyprenyl synthetase family protein, producing the protein MKELVDFQKEFNDHLNSYAFSRNPKNLYQPISYILQLGGKRLRPTLTLIGAEIFGVESKKALDAALSVEVFHNFSLVHDDIMDDAPIRRGKKTVHEKWDVNTGILSGDAMLILAYKLFETYDPNTFQALAKLFSKTALEVCEGQQYDIDFETRDDVLIEEYLKMIEYKTAVLVGASLQMGAIVAGASEEDQHKIYEFGKNLGIAFQIQDDYLDTFGDQEKFGKQIGGDIIENKKTYLYLEALNLANSDDKEQLGHLFSLSPSDPAEKINSVISIYKQYNIPERTQIAIKEYTELAYNVLDEIAISSDHKKMLIAIGQGLMSRKV; encoded by the coding sequence ATGAAGGAACTTGTAGATTTTCAAAAGGAATTTAACGACCACTTAAATTCTTACGCCTTTTCCAGAAATCCTAAAAACCTCTACCAACCTATCAGTTACATTTTGCAATTGGGAGGTAAGCGTTTGCGCCCAACCTTAACCCTCATAGGTGCTGAAATATTTGGTGTAGAATCCAAAAAAGCGTTGGATGCGGCTTTAAGTGTTGAAGTATTTCATAATTTTTCTTTGGTTCATGATGATATAATGGATGATGCCCCTATTAGGCGTGGAAAGAAGACGGTTCACGAAAAATGGGATGTCAATACCGGGATCCTATCCGGAGACGCTATGTTGATTCTTGCTTATAAACTTTTTGAAACTTATGACCCCAATACATTTCAAGCATTAGCAAAATTGTTTAGCAAAACTGCCTTGGAAGTGTGTGAAGGTCAACAATACGATATCGATTTTGAGACGAGAGATGATGTCTTAATTGAAGAATACCTTAAAATGATTGAATACAAGACTGCGGTCTTGGTGGGCGCTTCATTACAAATGGGGGCTATAGTGGCAGGGGCTTCAGAGGAGGATCAACATAAAATTTATGAATTCGGCAAGAATTTGGGTATTGCATTTCAAATTCAAGATGATTATTTGGACACTTTTGGAGATCAAGAAAAATTCGGCAAACAAATAGGTGGTGACATTATCGAAAATAAAAAAACCTATTTATATCTCGAAGCTTTGAATTTGGCAAATTCAGATGATAAGGAACAACTCGGACATCTTTTTTCATTATCACCATCTGACCCTGCTGAAAAAATTAATTCGGTAATCTCTATTTATAAACAATACAACATCCCAGAAAGGACACAAATTGCAATAAAAGAGTACACAGAACTGGCTTATAACGTATTGGATGAAATTGCAATTAGTAGTGACCATAAAAAAATGCTTATAGCAATTGGCCAAGGTCTAATGAGCAGAAAAGTCTAA
- a CDS encoding TetR/AcrR family transcriptional regulator gives MKEKILQGAVDLYLNYGFKSVTMDDIANSLGMSKKTIYQHYENKSKLVEATTLYMFEKISHGIDCICNESSNPIEEIFQIKQLVMEHLKDEKSSPHYTLQKYYPKIYRNLAIKQFEVMQSCVLKNLEKGKKLGLYRESIDVEFISRIYFSGMLSIKNEELFPSKDFSRGTLTDLYLEYHLRGICTERGIKIMSEFLTKPTNN, from the coding sequence ATGAAAGAAAAGATTTTACAAGGAGCGGTCGATTTATATCTAAACTATGGTTTTAAAAGTGTAACCATGGATGACATTGCCAATTCATTAGGGATGTCTAAGAAAACGATTTACCAACATTACGAGAACAAATCTAAGTTAGTGGAAGCAACCACTCTTTATATGTTCGAGAAAATATCCCACGGTATAGATTGTATTTGCAATGAATCATCCAACCCAATTGAAGAAATATTCCAAATAAAACAGTTGGTGATGGAACATCTGAAGGATGAGAAATCTTCTCCCCATTATACATTACAGAAATATTACCCAAAAATTTATAGAAACTTGGCTATCAAACAATTTGAGGTAATGCAATCTTGTGTTTTAAAGAATCTCGAGAAGGGAAAAAAGCTTGGTCTATATAGAGAATCCATCGATGTAGAATTTATATCCCGAATTTATTTCAGCGGTATGCTTTCAATCAAAAATGAAGAGTTATTTCCTTCAAAAGATTTCTCCAGGGGAACATTAACAGATTTATACTTAGAATACCATTTGAGAGGTATATGCACAGAACGGGGAATTAAAATTATGTCAGAATTTTTAACAAAGCCAACAAATAATTAA
- a CDS encoding TolC family protein, giving the protein MKRVSILYIFLVVSFQLFGQQTIQPKDTLVAFSLDEAINYAIENNRNSINASKSIEAAEEQKWETTSIGLPQIDAQIDYQNFLKQQVSLLPAAAFDPLGSIRQLEEYYDLTDRQIKDLPEAPEGFLPITFGTKQNMNASATLTQLLFDGSYLVGLQSAKVYLQISKNAKTKTDLEVRKAVINAYGNVLLTNDRVEILQRNLDVLKKNLNETSKLFENGMEEEESVEQLQITNSDLENALINTIRLRDLAYQMLNISLGRSLNAPLQLTDTLSDLAQKEIQDQLLPSDYSMENSVDYQIAENDMVSKELLLKLEKSRSLPTLSAFLSGGYNGNSDTFSFAKKDQRWFGYGLFGVNLSIPIFSSLGRSAATQRASIELEQAKLDLEETASQIQLEINRASSDFNYAIENFYNKEKNLKLAERIESKNQIKFFEGIAGSFDLRQAQMQLYTAQQEYLEAMLNVINSKAELETIINQPQYSN; this is encoded by the coding sequence ATGAAACGAGTTTCAATTTTATATATATTTCTTGTTGTAAGTTTTCAATTGTTTGGTCAACAGACCATTCAACCCAAAGATACTCTTGTGGCCTTTTCCTTAGATGAAGCCATAAACTATGCGATTGAGAATAACAGGAATTCGATCAATGCAAGCAAAAGTATTGAGGCAGCTGAAGAACAAAAATGGGAAACAACTTCTATTGGATTACCTCAAATCGATGCCCAGATAGATTATCAAAACTTTTTGAAACAACAGGTTTCCTTACTTCCTGCCGCCGCCTTTGATCCACTAGGCAGTATTCGTCAACTTGAAGAATATTATGATTTAACAGATAGACAAATTAAGGACCTACCTGAGGCCCCAGAAGGATTTTTACCGATTACTTTCGGAACAAAGCAAAACATGAACGCCTCAGCTACATTGACGCAATTATTGTTTGATGGTTCTTATTTAGTAGGGTTGCAGTCAGCTAAGGTTTACCTGCAAATCTCTAAAAATGCAAAGACAAAAACTGATCTTGAAGTACGTAAGGCGGTTATAAATGCTTATGGAAATGTTCTTCTAACGAATGACAGGGTTGAAATACTCCAGCGAAATTTAGATGTGTTGAAGAAAAATTTAAATGAGACTTCCAAATTGTTCGAAAACGGAATGGAGGAAGAAGAGAGTGTCGAACAACTTCAAATAACCAATTCAGATCTGGAAAACGCTTTAATAAATACTATTAGATTAAGGGATTTGGCTTATCAAATGCTAAACATTAGTCTAGGAAGAAGTTTAAATGCACCACTCCAATTAACGGACACCTTATCTGATCTTGCCCAAAAAGAAATTCAAGATCAATTATTGCCCTCAGATTATTCTATGGAAAATTCTGTGGATTATCAAATTGCTGAAAATGATATGGTGTCTAAAGAATTGTTGCTGAAATTGGAAAAGAGCAGGTCTCTTCCAACACTCAGTGCGTTTCTAAGCGGTGGTTACAATGGAAATTCCGATACGTTTAGCTTTGCAAAAAAAGACCAACGATGGTTCGGTTATGGCCTGTTTGGTGTTAATTTAAGCATTCCAATCTTTAGTTCCCTTGGAAGATCTGCAGCCACCCAAAGAGCTAGTATTGAATTGGAACAGGCGAAACTCGATCTAGAGGAAACTGCATCACAAATACAATTGGAAATCAATAGAGCTTCAAGCGACTTTAATTACGCCATTGAAAATTTTTATAACAAGGAGAAAAATTTAAAACTAGCCGAACGCATTGAAAGCAAAAACCAAATAAAATTTTTCGAAGGCATCGCTGGAAGTTTTGATTTACGCCAAGCCCAAATGCAATTATACACTGCCCAACAAGAATATCTAGAGGCCATGCTGAATGTAATAAATTCTAAGGCCGAATTAGAAACTATAATAAACCAACCTCAATACTCAAATTAA